The Castanea sativa cultivar Marrone di Chiusa Pesio chromosome 11, ASM4071231v1 genome contains a region encoding:
- the LOC142615670 gene encoding uncharacterized protein LOC142615670: protein MVLFFLVIVRKSENLEIRLRWDFLSAFYLFIEMLHGSSDNNHGVHLSGPPGAGKTLFARTLAKESGCPLFLLLVQSLQILKKVVQHGSMRCFLLQGEMQAFFHPTRSWGLFKS, encoded by the exons ATGGTGCTATTTTTCTTGGTGATAG ttCGAAAGAGTGAAAACCTGGAAATTAGATTGAGATGGGATTTTCTCTCTGCCTTCTATCTGTTTATAGAAATGCTTCATGGTTCATCTGATAATAACCAT GGTGTTCATCTTTCTGGACCTCCTGGAGCTGGGAAAACGCTCTTTGCAAGGACATTGGCAAAGGAAAGTGGTTGCCCTTTGTTTTTGCTTCTGGTGCAGAGTTTACAGATATTGAAAAAAGTGGTGCAGCATGGATCAATGAGATGTTTTCTATTGCAAGGAGAAATGCAAGCATTCTTTCATCCCACTAGAAGTTGGGGCCTTTTCAAATCTTAG